ATCAAGTTGTCTGCACAGCTCGAGCCTAAGGCCGCATTCTGCACCCAAGCTGGCTCCCAGTAATACAGGCCGATCCCTCCCGGCGTCTGTGCCACGATATTTGCAACGCGCTGCACAAAAGTCGTCTGCCCAGCTACCGAGAAGGGAATATCCTTGAGGTCAGAAGGGAACGCATACGCTGGGTTCGGGCACGAGACGGGCCAGTCTGTCTCAACGACCAGCACGTCCTTGCCGTAGGTCGAGCGGAGGTTCTTCAGGCTGGTCGTGAGTGCCGACAGGGTGGCGCTGGGGTTGTAGAACGGGTAGTACGAGACGCCGATGAGGTCAAAGTCGGACTTGACCAGGTTCGCGCCTGACGACAGGACACGGTTGTAGAAGAACTTCTGTGCCGACCAGTCCCAGCCGTTGTCGAGGTGGATCATGATCTTCGGCTTGGGCGATAGGGTCGAGTCCTTGACGCCGAATGCCGCCGAGTGCAGGATGTTGGCGATGTTGGCGTAGTTATCGGGTTTGCCGAGCGGCCATAGCAGTCCGTTGCGAATCTCGTTGCCGATAGCCACGATGGAGACGTCGATGCCGTTGCTGGCAAACGTGTTGCAGACCTCCATCGTGTAGTTGTACACTTGCCAGGTAAGAGTGCCAATGTCGTTGGTCGACCATCCGCGGGGTGTAGTCTACATTTGTCTTGTATGAGCCGTAGTACGCAACTGCTGGCACATTCACATCCCACGTACCTGATGGCTCGGATCCGCCCAAGTATCACTGAAGTGCAAGTCCAGGTAAACGCTCATCCCAGCGGCTTTCACCCTCTTCGCCAACTTGACGTTATAGTCCAGATTGTAAGATCCATCGCTAGGATTCACCCACACCCGCTGGCGAACGGAATTCACACCGTTCGCCTTGAGAATATTCTCAAGCGGCTGCGTCTGGCCGTTCACGTTCTTGTACTCAATCccggccttctcctcgatcAGCAGGGAGGAAATATCAGCGCCGCGGTAGACAAGCGACGCAGAAGCAAGAGAGTGACAGAGGAGAACCAAAAGGGGTAGAAGGACCGTCTTGCCGAGCATCTTTCCCAAAGGAGATTCACCGGATGGAAAACAAGACCAGAGCACCCGTAGAACGAGGAAAGACGAGCGTCTCATAGTACATATATGTATCCCGTCTACTATGCAATCGATTGGTGGATCACTCACTAATCCATCAAATCACACTCGGGACAATAAGAGAGCAATAATTTCCGAGACAACAGCGGTTTCAGCGGAAACCTTTGATGGTCTTGCAGCGCCATCATCAAGTAGGATCAGCCGAACACACACATGACCTGGCAGGAACGAACAGTGCCTCGCTTTCTGCATGGTCTGGGTGAACGGAATGGAATGACGCACAGGAGTTTGGACAGGCACATCGAGGCACCATCCACTATTGGTGGAGGAACAGCTGAAGAAATTCCTTGAAACAGGACTAAGTGGTGGATTCCTGGATATTGATGACCCGAGCACTGCAGATCCGGGGACTTTTTTAAACGGCCCGGTGCGGAGTCAGGTCGAGCATCCTTCACCACCGATTCTAGCCCCAGTCCAGCCCAATGGTCATTGTGGATTCGAAAGTATCTACAGAGCAGATCCTCCTAAGCATTAAGCATCCATCAATTGTTACTGTTTCATCCCAATTGGGTTCAGTACTAAGCCATCGGAGATGTTCCAGGTCTCCCAATTtaggtcatcatcatccatcatcacatCACAACAACACGCAAATCGAAAAAGCAAACAAGAAGACAATCATGCATCATGCGAGCTTCCTCAGAAGGACTCTGGCTCGGTATATCCCAATCTTTGCATCCCCACATCCTCCCTCGTGTTTCAACATTACGTACAACAGATGAGTTTGTCTCTCAAATACCCCATGCCACAGAAAAATCCCAGTATATAATCGCAGAGGGTCAAATCGAAGAACGCCGGGGTCCGCAGtaagaaaggaagaagagagcaaaggcaagcaaagaaaaagcgaaTATAGACGTGCCGCCCATGAGAATATATGTACAAGCAGTGTATCATGTATGCCAGCAGCAAATGCAGTCAATCAAATGGCCTGTCGAGGGGACCCGCAATAATGCAACACAGGAAGGAAAAGGCCGGCCGATAAAATTGATATACATTA
The DNA window shown above is from Aspergillus fumigatus Af293 chromosome 1, whole genome shotgun sequence and carries:
- a CDS encoding arabinogalactan endo-1,4-beta-galactosidase — its product is MRRSSFLVLRVLWSCFPSGESPLGKMLGKTVLLPLLVLLCHSLASASLVYRGADISSLLIEEKAGIEYKNVNGQTQPLENILKANGVNSVRQRVWVNPSDGSYNLDYNVKLAKRVKAAGMSVYLDLHFSDTWADPSHQTTPRGWSTNDIGTLTWQVYNYTMEVCNTFASNGIDVSIVAIGNEIRNGLLWPLGKPDNYANIANILHSAAFGVKDSTLSPKPKIMIHLDNGWDWSAQKFFYNRVLSSGANLVKSDFDLIGVSYYPFYNPSATLSALTTSLKNLRSTYGKDVLVVETDWPVSCPNPAYAFPSDLKDIPFSVAGQTTFVQRVANIVAQTPGGIGLYYWEPAWVQNAALGSSCADNLMVDWSTRQARTSLSVFATI